In Hemicordylus capensis ecotype Gifberg chromosome 4, rHemCap1.1.pri, whole genome shotgun sequence, the genomic window gcgggatcaaaaattaactgagcggacaccaaaaaacttgtgagcacgtgcatgtgtgcacgccttagagggaacagtggctacTTGCCAATtctccggggcgggggggggggatacagttCCCTGATCGTTTCTCGTCTGGAGTAAAAGGTGTGCATGTATAAAAATCTCAGGCTTTAAACAGTCCCTCCCCTGCTGATGTTCTGATTAAAATTTCAGCCTCCTGCTACTATTTATTGTCCTTAAAAAGTCAGGGGGTAGTTATATTACAACTGCATGTAAACTGCATGTTTATACTTTGGCCTAAGTATAAacacaggatagatccagcctCAGATTCTATAACAGTCCTGCTTCTGTAGGCCACAAacgcattttatttatttattatatttgtaaaggtaaagtgtgtcttcaagtcgatttcaactacTGGCAAGcccagagcccagtggttttctttggtagaatacaggaggggtttgccattgtctcctcccacacagcatgagattatgcctttcagcatcttcctatatcgctgctgcctgatatagtaccagtggggattcgaactggcaaccttctgcttgttagtcaagcatttccccgctgcaccacttaaggtgcctCATACTTCCATCTATGGGCTGATTATATGTTATATGAAGAACTTCCAACCCTTCCTTCTGCCTGAAGAAGTATTGCTGGGATTTGACTTAATATCCAGCAAGCACGAGgctactggttcgaatccccgctggtatgttccccagtctatggaaaacacctctatcaggaagcggcttaaaggcatcatctcatactacacgggaggaggcaatggcaaacccctcctgtttgtatgctaccaaaagaaaaccacagggctttgtggtcgccaggagtcaacaccgactgatggcacactttacctttaccatagtGATGGGTTTCCCTAGCCTATTGATAAAAAACTGGAGTTGCCCGAGGGGCCCACATTTTGTGTTTACAGAATATAACTCCAGAACACCAGGGCACTGCTGTTTCTAAACATGCTAGGATTCCAACGTCTTGGGAAGTCATGCTGTCCTGGGAGCCCTTTCCTCACTAGATACATGCTTTTGGTTACACAATGATAATGCAAAACACCTTCACATGTTCAAACTACACTCCTCGTTAGCCCCATTCAGAGATTTACAAGGCATATGTAcacatgcatgtttttgtgtgaatgactgtacatgcattcatttaaaaagtaaacctgggaATAGGCCCCCTTAAATGTGgcctacagataggaagtgtactactgtatgtttGCAGAACCTAATGTGGGAGTGACTGTACGTGCCACATTATGTATCTGTTTGTACAGGTACAGACCTGTAAATGTGTACCTGTACACATACTGAATAtgttgaacataaggtgtgaataggACTTCTAAGACTTGTTCTGTTTTGGACTGAGCCCTAACATTAAAAACAGATTCGGGAATTAGGCTGTGAAGAGCCTACTACTCTCAGATTAATCCCTGGTCCTATCTTAATCTCACCTTTCCCAGACAGCTAGGAAATCTAGTTTTTAAGAATGAGGGTGCTTGGAATAGTAGCAAGCCCCAAAGGGTTGCAAGGTCCCTTTTCAATGTTTTCTTTTGCTACATGGCTCCATTATGTTGCCCGTAGTGGGAAGGGCCAGGCATCTTTGTATTCCATCTAACTGATACACCTGTGTTGATGGTGCCACTGTTGTCATGGTGAAGAAGCTGAAGGCAAATTTGCCTATCAgacatgcacagacacacatcCCTGAAATCCAGACCTCCCACTGATAAGCCTACCCATTTCTCACCGTCAGAAAAGTTGCAGTGCTTCATGTCTATGGGGTCGAGATCTAGGTCACTTCCACCGGAGTCTTGAGACCGAGGGCTCTGAGACATTGTCCCTGCATGGGGGGAAAAGGGAGTGAAATCTCTTGTGGCCAGCAGAGTTCAGCTGTACTGGTGGGATGCACCGAGTGTCCTCTGTTAGAAGAAGGTTGGTGCAGTGTTGCGGACTGAGGAATGCTTGTCCTGTAATCCCACTTACAGAGCCTGAGACTCCTTGCTACTGAGAGATAGGCAGGAGGCTTCTATCCTGAAGGGTGAAGGCAACTGTTCCCAGGATGCTGACCACCCACGTGTTTGTTAAGCCCTGTGAGGCCCAAACCAGAGCTTGGCAAGAAGCAGAAGACACTAACAGGCAATGGGAACCATACCTGCTAGAGATGCAGAGCTGTCTGGTGACATGGCCCCTGAGATATAGCCAGGGTCAGGCTGCAAGAAAAGGCTGGCTAGCTTCAGATCATCTGGGTACTCCTGAATGCATGGGCTTCCCAGTTCTAGcaacaggaaagaaggaagttGAGGGTTAGGTATCCACAAGCgtacacagacacacatgtgTGCATATATACACCCACCCCTCATGGACAACATCCACAAGACAGAATAAGCCCAGACATTTCTCCTCACCTAAAGGGCTGGCATCCAGAAGTGTGTCTGGAGATATTTCCTCATTCCTTAGCACAGACATGATCCAGCCAAGTTCATCGGGAACTGAGGCTACAGATGTGGAGAAAAAACATATACCTCAGGATTCTTTGTGAATGATGATAAGACCAGGTCCACCCAGTGATGACCCAGTGCCCCTCCCTCCTTCATCCAGGGACCAGTTACAAGTGGCTTTCCCAATCTCTGGACTCTTAAGGAAGTGGAGATAAAGTAGGGGGAGTGATTTACTAAGGGCCAGAAAACAGGGGCTGTCCTTGGTAAATAAGGGGATGTTTGGACTGTATGTGGCTGCCTGCCATGACCTTGTTACTGGCCCTGCTCTTTTGCCTTGAGCAGCAGAACAGGTGATGTTTTTCTGGCATGGAGATAAAGTGATGGGGGTGGAGGAAGCGCCTTGCATCTGGCTGCTGCTAAGGCGCCAGAGACATCAGTGTCAGTTGCATTTGTGACGTGACACCCGTCACAGAAATGGGCAGCCCGAATGCAGGTCCAGAGACTAAATATTCAGCATCTCCTCTCCGAGGTACTCTCAGGTCCAGCCAGATGTACCATTCTAGACCCCACcccatgtcctcagctcttgagTTCCTGCCTCGAGAGGGGGCACCAGCACTTACTGATCTCATGCAAGCGCTCGTAGAGCTCGTCACCGAGAGGCCCAAAGATGAGTCCGAGCTGGTCCCGCGAGTATTGGCAAAGGGTGTACCCATCCATGTTGCAGCAGGAGAAGTCAATGGCGCTGGCATCATACTTGTTCTTCTCCACATGGTAGCTGATCCACTCCAACACTTGAGACCTGCTCCAGCACTGAGGCATTTCGCCATACCATGTGGGCTTGCCTGCGGGCCAGGGGCAAAGAGAAGAGTGAACTGAGGGCCATAGATGCCGGATTGCATGCTGCTCAGCCAGCCCAGCCTCTGGAACAGTCTGCTGCCTGAACAGCACAGGGTGCGGCCGGTTCATTTACGCACTGGATTTATCTTGCTTAGTCACTGTGGTTGGCCTAACACGTACACCTGTCACCTGTTCCCTTATCTCGGTGCGTGCCCCTCCCCACCAGGGTGAGGTCATTTAGGACAGCAACTTCCCAGCTCCCAGTTCAATCAGTCAGGACTCCATTATACACGTATACAGCCTGCCTCAGGCTATCAGCACCAGCTATCAGGCTATCTATAGAGGgggctccccctccttctccactCTTCTGTTTTTCACTTTTGGAAAGACAAGACTCAAGGAACTTCCAACAAACTTGGAACTTCCCACTGTGCACCTTTTCTAAAAACACTGAGCACCTCCGTTTATTGACTCAGACAATTTCTAAGAAAATGCTTTAAAGACCTTCGCCTCTTTAGACTGCGagtccttcggggacagggagccatcttatttatcccgatttatttttctatgtaaaccgctttgagaacttttgctgaaaagtggtatgtaaatattcatagccGTAGTCTCTTATATCCTTGCAGGGTGGAGCTTTTAAATAAGATGCCCcacagtttacagagagagaaaagCTAGTATTGTggtggttttaaaaaatcattgcatGTATATCCCACCTTCTTTCCATCCTGGAATGGAAGGTGGCATCCATGGGTCTCATGTGGTttgagacctgcttagcttcaacaaggtggCTGCATCCTGGACCCTCAGACTATAGTTGGGGAACTATATAGCACATTTCAAGTGCTGAAAGCACTTTGTGCACAATGCTTCATTAAGAGCCAAGAGTGAGATCACACGTCAAAGCTGAAGGTGAGCCTGGAATGAGCCTCGTAGCCTCCACCCCAGTGGGCTTTCTGCTAAGACAGCTCTTCCATCTTTTTGTTGTTGGAAAGCAAAGCCTGGCAGGGCCAGTTTCCTGGGGCTCAAAATGTTCCCTGGAGGATACAAGATGTCCCGTCTTCTCTGTAATCCTGTTGCCCAGATTGCCCTGCAGCACTCCGCCCTAGACACCTACCTGTTGTCTCTGTAGACACTTGTGCATTcgacagagggagagggaggttgTTGTCCTCGTCTCCAAGGTGGGTCAGCAGGTCTGGGTTAGGCGGTGCTTCCTCATGCTGGTACATGGCACTGAAGTAGTTTGAGATGAGGTTGCTGATTTCACAGGATCCCGCCATGGAGTTTTCTGCCAGAAGATTGAAATGGTTAAGACTCAGGGACAGACCTAGCCCACTGCACAAGCAAGAAGCTGCCCGTACAGCCCagactttgtcactttgtaagcGTGCATTGGTCAAACGCAGCTTTTTTTCTTCAGCAGCATTTATGCATGCATCCGTTTTGCAAGGTGCCGCCGGATTCTTAGCACATAGCTGCTCCTCCAGATTCAAGTCCCTTGCAGCTGGGCTCTGTCCAGGCATCATTTTGAGATCAGGCCTCAAAACACAAACCCCCAGATTTCTAGCGGAGAAAATCCACACAACCGATCAACCAAGGTAGCAAGAAGTTACCACCATTTCCCCTAGTGTCCAGTGTCAGCCTTCAGTTTGAAATAAAAAGGAATAGCCACAACAACTTTACTTTGGCATGGCAATTACATTTCGCCAGGCTTTGCCAATACTGCAAgtgtggtggagtggttagagtgttggactaggaccagggagttcaaatccccattcagccatgaaactcactgggtgactctgggccagtcacttatctctctgcctaacctacctcacccctgctaacttggcaaagaggcaccttttaacgtggtgattctctttatttagcagggggagagtaactggtccgatccacctccagcacagtacttacagtgactgttgccggtgtctatctgacgttgctttttagattgtgagccctttggggacagggttccatcttctttatttattatta contains:
- the ELF3 gene encoding ETS-related transcription factor Elf-3 isoform X3, yielding MAGSCEISNLISNYFSAMYQHEEAPPNPDLLTHLGDEDNNLPLPLSNAQVSTETTGKPTWYGEMPQCWSRSQVLEWISYHVEKNKYDASAIDFSCCNMDGYTLCQYSRDQLGLIFGPLGDELYERLHEITSVPDELGWIMSVLRNEEISPDTLLDASPLELGSPCIQEYPDDLKLASLFLQPDPGYISGAMSPDSSASLAGTMSQSPRSQDSGGSDLDLDPIDMKHCNFSDGDYAEYKKEDPKKRKRGRPRKVNKENRDCLETKKSKHSPRGIHLWEFIRDILIHPEMNEGLLKWEDRREGIFKFLRSEAVAQLWGQKKKNSSMTYEKLSRAMRYYYKREILERVDGRRLVYKFGKNSSGWKEDEVQDRS
- the ELF3 gene encoding ETS-related transcription factor Elf-3 isoform X2, with the protein product MAVEYLPENSMAGSCEISNLISNYFSAMYQHEEAPPNPDLLTHLGDEDNNLPLPLSNAQVSTETTGKPTWYGEMPQCWSRSQVLEWISYHVEKNKYDASAIDFSCCNMDGYTLCQYSRDQLGLIFGPLGDELYERLHEITSVPDELGWIMSVLRNEEISPDTLLDASPLELGSPCIQEYPDDLKLASLFLQPDPGYISGAMSPDSSASLAGTMSQSPRSQDSGGSDLDLDPIDMKHCNFSDGDYAEYKKEDPKKRKRGRPRKVNKENRDCLETKKSKHSPRGIHLWEFIRDILIHPEMNEGLLKWEDRREGIFKFLRSEAVAQLWGQKKKNSSMTYEKLSRAMRYYYKREILERVDGRRLVYKFGKNSSGWKEDEVQDRS
- the ELF3 gene encoding ETS-related transcription factor Elf-3 isoform X1, producing the protein MMPGQSPAARDLNLEEQLCAKNPAAPCKTDACINAAEEKKLRLTNARLQSDKVWAVRAASCLCSGLGLSLSLNHFNLLAENSMAGSCEISNLISNYFSAMYQHEEAPPNPDLLTHLGDEDNNLPLPLSNAQVSTETTGKPTWYGEMPQCWSRSQVLEWISYHVEKNKYDASAIDFSCCNMDGYTLCQYSRDQLGLIFGPLGDELYERLHEITSVPDELGWIMSVLRNEEISPDTLLDASPLELGSPCIQEYPDDLKLASLFLQPDPGYISGAMSPDSSASLAGTMSQSPRSQDSGGSDLDLDPIDMKHCNFSDGDYAEYKKEDPKKRKRGRPRKVNKENRDCLETKKSKHSPRGIHLWEFIRDILIHPEMNEGLLKWEDRREGIFKFLRSEAVAQLWGQKKKNSSMTYEKLSRAMRYYYKREILERVDGRRLVYKFGKNSSGWKEDEVQDRS